A segment of the Agarivorans albus genome:
CTCAATCGGTACTGTCGGCAATATTAACTGCCCATCAATTGGGTAGTTAACTCCAACTATTTAAGCACAACTTTAGTTGTTTTTACCGAGCCACTAGGCTCGGTTTTTTTGTTTTAACGTTGACAAAAAAACAAACATATGCAAAATATTACATATGTAAATTAATGCATATGAACGATGAACCCTCAATTATTTTATAAATGCCTCGCTGATGATGTTCGCCTAAAAGCCTTGATGATTATTGCCGAGGCTGGTGAGGCTTGTGTCTGTGATTTGATGCAAGCTTTGCAGCTCGACCAACCAAAGACTTCTCGCCATTTAGCGCAGTTACGCAAATGCCAAGTATTGCTCGATCAGCGGCGCGGTAAGTGGGTGTATTACCAATTACACCCTGAATTACCAAGCTGGGCCGAACGGGTGTTGCGCGAGACTCAAGCCAATAACAAAGACTACTACCAAGCAGAGTTAGCGCGCTTTGAAGCGAATAAACAACAGCTTTGCTAGTGGATTGATCACAGAACTCACCCTCACAGCTAGCTGGGGAAGAAGGTAACAAAATGGGATTATTTGAACGATATTTAACAGTATGGGTAGGTTTAGCCATTGTTGTTGGCATTGCTGC
Coding sequences within it:
- a CDS encoding metalloregulator ArsR/SmtB family transcription factor; translated protein: MNPQLFYKCLADDVRLKALMIIAEAGEACVCDLMQALQLDQPKTSRHLAQLRKCQVLLDQRRGKWVYYQLHPELPSWAERVLRETQANNKDYYQAELARFEANKQQLC